A window of Scophthalmus maximus strain ysfricsl-2021 chromosome 10, ASM2237912v1, whole genome shotgun sequence contains these coding sequences:
- the ccne2 gene encoding G1/S-specific cyclin-E2 — MSRRSGCITLQARDSNAPEPIVRVPLKRRKSEPSKRKLQPAAKKQSYEIQTCWSDDGASPCVLIETPHKELEPSDPASFRQYIFKNLFIKASPLPRLSWASSDDVWIKMLNKELKYVHDQSYLQRHPRLQPKMRAILLDWLLEVSEVYSLHRQTAYLAQDFFDRFMLTQENVNKDHLQLVGITALFIASKIEEIYPPKIYKFANVTDGACNMWDIQRTELHILKALDWNLCPETPISWLKLYAQVEAQKDDENFLVPQFSQETYIQITQLLDLCMMDIASLDFSYSVLAAAAFCHFSTFDVVHKVSGLTWESVSACVRWMSPFMDTLRSEAAPQLKNFPEVKADDRHNIQTHVSYLELLRKAQECQTDGSDCRMSPVAVGAILTPPSSTEKPANP, encoded by the exons ATGTCCAGACGCAG CGGTTGCATCACACTTCAAGCCAGAGACTCAAACGCACCAGAGCCGATCGTTCGAGTCCCgctgaagagaagaaaatcagAG CCGTCGAAGAGGAAACTACAACCTGCCGCCAAGAAGCAGAGCTACGAAATCCAG ACGTGCTGGTCGGATGACGGAGCGAGTCCCTGCGTCCTCATCGAGACGCCGCACAAAGAGCTGGAGCCCTCGGACCCGGCCAGCTTCAGACAGTACATCTTCAAGAACCTCTTCATCAAGGCCTCGCCCCTCCCCCGCCTCAG CTGGGCGAGTTCGGACGACGTGTGGATCAAGATGCTCAACAAGGAGCTGAAGTACGTCCACGACCAGAGCTACCTGCAGCGACACCCCCGGCTGCAGCCCAAGATGAGGGCCATTCTGCTGGACTGGCTGCTGGAG GTGAGCGAGGTGTACAGCCTCCATCGGCAGACGGCCTATCTGGCCCAGGACTTCTTCGACCGCTTCATGCTGACGCAGGAGAACGTGAACAAGGACCACCTGCAGCTCGTCGGCATCACGGCGCTCTTCATCGCCTCCAAGATCGAG GAAATTTACCCTCCGAAAATCTACAAGTTCGCCAACGTGACGGACGGAGCCTGCAACATGTGGGACATCCAGCGCACGGAGCTGCACATCCTCAAG GCGCTGGACTGGAACCTCTGTCCGGAGACGCCCATCTCCTGGCTGAAGCTCTACGCTCAGGTGGAGGCGCAGAAGGACGACGAGAACTTCCTGGTGCCGCAGTTCTCGCAGGAGACGTACATCCAGATCACACAG CTGTTGGACCTGTGCATGATGGACATCGCCTCGCTGGACTTCAGCTACAGCGTCCTCGCAGCCGCCGCCTTCTGCCACTTCTCCACCTTCGACGTGGTCCACAAAGTCTCGG GTCTGACGTGGGAAAGTGTGTCGGCCTGCGTTCGGTGGATGAGTCCGTTCATGGACACGCTGCGGTCTGAGGCGGCGCCGCAGCTCAAGAACTTCCCCGAAGTCAAAGCCGACGACCGACACAACATCCAGACCCACGTGTCGTATCTGGAGCTGCTG AGGAAAGCTCAGGAGTGTCAGACCGACGGCTCCGACTGTCGGATGTCGCCTGTCGCCGTCGGAGCGATCCTGACTCCGCCCAGCAGCACAGAGAAACCAGCCAATCCCTGA
- the tp53inp1 gene encoding tumor protein p53-inducible nuclear protein 1, producing the protein MFHRFASALFGDDVDELSRCSRPGDGKEEEEEEEEDWILVNYLADACSGQRGDVLSGSTAGHDEEEEEEEEEEEDDLVMIPSPAASPAIRYASCTSLNSTADTDLDGGAEEEEDEEGEEEEEEEESSFLHLDACSLEESWFVTPPPCFTGSCSQPVHLEASPLENLLIEHPSMSVYAHRSPPRLTLDPLPCSLDRELDFLSGNVPAAPTAAGGKEKARRTLDGPRHRPEVAMAQRRSGLHSACYAAALSARAGLLLPQRTGNAGQRLQPLSRNALRRLNRLRPPKASAVHLHQPGQRHLNF; encoded by the exons ATGTTCCACCGATTCGCCAGCGCTCTGTTCGGGGACGACGTGGACGAGCTGAGCCGATGCAGCCGACCTGGAGACggcaaagaagaggaggaggaggaggaggaagactggATCCTGGTCAACTACCTGG ctgacGCCTGCTCCGGTCAGCGTGGTGACGTTCTGTCCGGATCCACCGCTGGtcatgacgaggaggaggaggaggaggaggaggaggaggaagacgaccTGGTGATGATCCCCTCTCCGGCCGCCAGCCCTGCAATTCGCTACGCGTCCTGCACCTCCCTCAACTCCACGGCCGACACCGACCTGGACGGcggtgctgaggaggaggaagacgaggagggggaggaggaggaggaggaagaggagagcagctTCCTGCATCTGGACGCCTGCTCTCTGGAAGAAAGCTGGTTCGTCACGCCGCCGCCCTGCTTCACCGGCAGCTGCAGCCAGCCCGTCCACCTGGAGGCCAGCCCCCTGGAGAACCTGCTGATCGAGCACCCCAGCATGTCAGTGTACGCCCACCGCAGCCCCCCCCGGCTGACCCTCGACCCCCTGCCGTGCTCGCTCGACCGGGAGCTGGACTTCCTGTCTGGCAACGTGCCCGCCGCCCCGACGGCCGCCGGCGGGAAGGAGAAGGCGAGACGCACGCTGGACGGCCCCCGTCACAG GCCAGAGGTGGCGATGGCCCAGCGTCGCTCCGGCCTCCACTCCGCCTGCTACGCCGCGGCGCTCTCCGCCCGCGCTGGGCTCCTGCTGCCGCAGCGGACGGGCAACGCCGGCCAGCGCCTCCAGCCGTTGTCCCGCAACGCGCTGCGACGCCTCAACCGGCTGCGCCCGCCGAAGGCCAGCGCCGTGCACCTGCACCAGCCCGGACAGAGACACCTGAACTTCTGA